From Jiangella mangrovi:
CAGCAGCTCGTCGCCGGCGACTACGACCTCGCGTTCTCGCTGGCCGACACCGCCGCCGACGCCACCGAGGGCACCGGCTCGTTCGACTCGCCGCAGCCGGTGCAGGCGCTGGGGCGCATCTACCCCAACTACACGCAGGTCGTCGTCCGCGCCGACTCCGGCATCACCTCGATCGAGGACATGGCCGGCAAGACCATCTCGACCGGCTCGCCGAACTCCGGCACCGAGGTCATCGCCAACCGCCTGCTCGAGGCCGCCGGCCTGGACCCGTCGAGCGACGTGCAGGCGCAGCGCCTCGACCTCACCAAGACCGTCGACGGCATGAAGGACGGCTCGATCGACGGCCTCGTCTGGTCCGGCGGCCTCCCCACCGCGGCGATGACCGACCTGTTCACGTCCATGGGCGACGACATCGCCTTCGTCGACATCACGCCGCTGCTGCCGGCGCTGCAGGAGATCAACCCCGTCTACACGGAGGGCTCGATCCCGGCCTCGACGTACGGAACGGACGCGGCGACGCCGACCGTCGTGGTGCCGAACGTCCTGCTGGTCCGCGA
This genomic window contains:
- a CDS encoding TAXI family TRAP transporter solute-binding subunit, which translates into the protein MRARVATRLIVGLLATGLAVSACGGRQTTSPDEDGGGGGADAGACEAGSGRMTIATGNSTGVYYVLGGGLAQLISNETDITATAAETGASVQNVQQLVAGDYDLAFSLADTAADATEGTGSFDSPQPVQALGRIYPNYTQVVVRADSGITSIEDMAGKTISTGSPNSGTEVIANRLLEAAGLDPSSDVQAQRLDLTKTVDGMKDGSIDGLVWSGGLPTAAMTDLFTSMGDDIAFVDITPLLPALQEINPVYTEGSIPASTYGTDAATPTVVVPNVLLVRDDLDEGTACALTKLVYENVEALTDVHAAAADIDASVATEIDPIPLHPGAQQALDELE